One Bacteroidota bacterium genomic region harbors:
- a CDS encoding sigma-54-dependent Fis family transcriptional regulator: protein MKKILIIDDDADMCRLLSHFLQRKGFETDSAPTASKGLAKFAEGHFDLVLCDFRLGEKDGRDVLQEIKKQDPAAIVIIITGYSDIKMAVEVMRYGAFDYITKPLIPEEILNLINKALTSREPSATKPVQDNNTNTTASPTWNAKKIILSSEEYLVGVSPKTTDVYKQVALVAPTEYSVIIYGESGTGKEVIAQTIHDSSNRKNKPFMAVDCGTLSRELAASELFGHIKGSFTGALGDKEGMFEGADGGTLFLDEVSNLPMDVQITLLRVIQERKFKRVGSNKDLPADVRVIVASNENLQDSYRKGKFREDLYHRFNEFSISLPPLRERKEDIALFGAFFLDKACKELGKQLEGFDEEVMQLFQSYSWPGNLREFRNVIRRAALLTPSGLITANVLPWEIIGNLGKEAEAPAASNGNGHIIHSHPPRDLKDATSQAEYETIMNVLKEVKFNKTKAAELLKIDRKTLYNKMRQYEESNQSRKHDVSVK from the coding sequence ATGAAAAAAATACTGATTATCGATGACGACGCCGACATGTGTCGACTGCTTAGCCACTTCCTTCAACGGAAAGGATTTGAAACAGATTCGGCTCCTACAGCAAGTAAGGGCTTGGCAAAGTTTGCAGAAGGTCATTTCGACCTTGTTTTATGCGATTTCAGATTGGGAGAAAAAGATGGAAGGGATGTGTTGCAGGAAATAAAAAAACAAGATCCTGCGGCAATTGTAATCATAATTACAGGTTATTCTGATATTAAAATGGCCGTAGAGGTAATGAGGTATGGAGCGTTTGATTACATCACTAAGCCTTTAATACCAGAAGAGATACTTAACCTGATCAATAAAGCCCTGACATCAAGAGAGCCATCGGCTACAAAGCCTGTACAAGACAATAATACCAACACAACAGCCTCACCAACGTGGAATGCAAAAAAAATAATTCTGTCATCAGAAGAATATTTAGTAGGCGTTTCGCCAAAGACAACAGATGTGTATAAACAGGTAGCATTGGTGGCACCTACAGAATATAGCGTAATCATCTACGGCGAAAGCGGAACAGGGAAAGAAGTAATTGCACAAACTATTCATGACTCAAGCAACCGGAAAAACAAACCATTCATGGCGGTGGACTGCGGCACATTATCAAGAGAGCTTGCCGCGAGTGAGTTGTTTGGCCATATAAAAGGATCATTTACCGGTGCATTAGGCGATAAAGAAGGAATGTTTGAAGGAGCGGATGGCGGTACTTTGTTTTTAGATGAGGTATCTAACCTGCCGATGGATGTACAGATCACTCTTTTGCGGGTAATACAGGAAAGAAAATTTAAACGGGTAGGAAGCAATAAAGATCTACCTGCAGATGTACGGGTAATTGTAGCATCAAATGAAAACCTTCAGGATTCTTACCGGAAAGGAAAGTTCAGGGAGGACTTATATCACCGCTTCAATGAATTCTCTATTTCACTTCCACCTTTGCGGGAACGAAAAGAAGACATTGCTTTGTTCGGAGCATTTTTTCTTGATAAAGCCTGCAAAGAACTTGGTAAACAATTAGAAGGGTTTGATGAAGAAGTAATGCAACTTTTTCAATCGTATAGCTGGCCGGGTAATTTGAGGGAATTCAGAAATGTGATAAGAAGGGCAGCGTTATTAACTCCTTCAGGACTGATCACAGCAAATGTGCTGCCTTGGGAAATAATTGGAAACCTTGGAAAAGAAGCAGAAGCCCCTGCTGCAAGTAATGGTAATGGCCACATCATTCATTCACATCCGCCAAGAGATCTAAAGGATGCTACTTCACAGGCAGAATATGAAACCATCATGAACGTATTGAAAGAAGTAAAGTTTAATAAAACAAAAGCCGCTGAACTTTTAAAAATAGACCGTAAGACATTGTATAATAAAATGCGTCAGTACGAAGAGTCAAACCAATCAAGGAAACACGATGTCTCTGTCAAATAA
- a CDS encoding response regulator, with protein MSVFNSAMTSVAKILIVDDEVDICYFLSRNLTKRNFSVSYVHSLAAAETRIQQEDPEILLLDNRLPDGYGINFITKIKNSNPDLKIIMITAHDTPQDRSRAYSNGADFFLSKPFTITEVNNIIDVLLSRTED; from the coding sequence GTGAGTGTATTTAATTCAGCCATGACGTCCGTAGCTAAAATTCTGATAGTAGATGATGAAGTAGATATCTGTTATTTTTTAAGCCGGAATCTTACAAAAAGAAATTTCAGTGTTTCCTATGTTCATTCTCTTGCCGCCGCTGAAACCCGTATTCAGCAGGAGGATCCGGAGATTTTGTTATTAGATAATCGCCTGCCGGATGGCTATGGTATTAACTTCATTACAAAAATCAAGAATAGTAATCCTGACCTAAAAATAATAATGATCACTGCACATGATACTCCTCAGGATCGTTCCAGGGCATATAGCAACGGGGCCGATTTCTTTCTTTCCAAGCCTTTTACCATTACGGAGGTAAATAATATAATTGATGTTCTACTAAGTCGTACTGAAGATTGA
- a CDS encoding GHKL domain-containing protein: MQNALKKIKSNPRIKNGYLAGFTFLLIACLVTLYANRQLIRQSELVANTNKKVTTIEALLSQVKDAETGVRGYLVNHDSTFLEPYTGSKIIADSLFKILREQIGSNREQQNHLTELKTLVDERYFALEDNVIVYNRNSKRIIDSIYYIQVKGKRVMDNLRKKATLIQANEAGQLSRRDENLAQNFKALNIIIISTISIAVAILIFGFITHTKENQARRQAEKKIIDYQAELNSRIEDLHKANKELIQIRSQEKFAATGRIARTIAHEVRNPLTNINLATDQLKAEIINADENNSLLFEMINRNSHRINQLISDLLNSTKFSELTFNRISVNELLDETIKEAADRIALTNVKIIKKYSTDICDVTVDKERIKIAFLNIIINALEAMENRPDGKLIMETKGENDKCKIIFTDNGPGMDDESLSKLFEPYFTNKPNGNGLGLTNTQNIILNHKGDITVQSKRNGGTSFIITLDFAK, from the coding sequence ATGCAAAATGCGTTAAAAAAAATCAAGAGCAATCCCAGAATAAAAAATGGATACTTGGCAGGATTTACTTTTTTATTAATTGCCTGTTTAGTTACACTGTATGCCAACCGGCAACTTATAAGGCAATCTGAGCTGGTGGCAAACACTAACAAAAAAGTTACAACTATAGAAGCTTTATTGTCACAGGTTAAAGATGCCGAAACGGGTGTAAGAGGCTACCTCGTTAACCACGACAGCACATTTCTTGAACCTTATACAGGAAGTAAGATAATTGCAGATTCTTTATTTAAAATACTAAGAGAACAGATAGGGAGCAACCGTGAGCAACAAAACCATCTTACGGAACTAAAAACATTAGTGGATGAGAGATATTTCGCTTTGGAGGATAATGTTATTGTATATAACAGGAACAGCAAACGGATTATCGATTCTATTTATTACATACAAGTAAAGGGCAAAAGGGTAATGGATAACCTGAGAAAAAAAGCTACCCTTATACAGGCAAATGAAGCCGGGCAACTAAGCAGAAGAGATGAAAACCTTGCTCAAAACTTTAAGGCGTTGAACATTATAATTATTTCTACGATCAGTATTGCCGTTGCAATTTTGATCTTTGGTTTTATAACACATACAAAAGAAAACCAGGCGCGGCGGCAGGCAGAAAAAAAGATCATTGATTACCAGGCGGAATTAAATTCCCGAATCGAAGACCTGCACAAAGCCAATAAAGAACTCATACAGATACGCAGCCAGGAAAAATTTGCTGCTACCGGCCGTATTGCCAGAACAATTGCTCATGAAGTAAGAAACCCTCTTACAAATATTAACCTGGCCACTGATCAGTTAAAAGCAGAAATAATTAATGCGGATGAGAATAATAGTTTACTGTTTGAAATGATCAACAGAAACAGCCACCGTATTAACCAATTAATATCGGATCTGCTTAATTCTACTAAATTTTCTGAACTCACTTTTAATAGGATCTCGGTCAACGAACTACTTGACGAAACAATTAAAGAGGCAGCAGACAGGATTGCCCTTACGAATGTAAAAATAATTAAGAAATACAGCACTGATATATGCGATGTGACCGTTGATAAGGAAAGAATAAAGATTGCTTTCCTTAATATAATTATCAATGCGCTGGAGGCAATGGAGAATAGACCCGATGGCAAGTTGATAATGGAAACAAAGGGGGAAAATGACAAATGTAAAATAATATTTACAGATAATGGCCCCGGTATGGACGATGAATCACTGTCGAAATTGTTTGAACCTTACTTTACAAATAAGCCTAATGGAAATGGATTGGGTCTTACCAACACTCAGAATATTATCCTAAACCACAAAGGAGATATAACTGTGCAAAGCAAGAGAAATGGAGGAACAAGTTTTATTATTACACTTGATTTTGCAAAGTAG
- a CDS encoding DNA starvation/stationary phase protection protein: protein MKVNIGITEKNLSAINSLLSSVLADAVVLYTKTRKFHWNVSGNSFMELHELFEDQYKQLEKSIDEIAERINKLGFKTPGTMTEFLQTSSLKEAPGKYPDQKQMIKELLNDHEAVVVQLRKHIEDSDEKYKDIGTADFLTDLIREHETLAWKLRRYLS, encoded by the coding sequence ATGAAAGTAAATATTGGCATTACGGAAAAAAACCTCTCGGCTATCAATTCACTATTAAGTAGTGTACTGGCGGATGCTGTTGTGCTTTACACTAAAACAAGAAAGTTTCACTGGAATGTTTCCGGCAATAGTTTTATGGAGCTGCACGAACTGTTTGAAGACCAGTATAAGCAACTAGAAAAATCTATTGATGAAATAGCAGAAAGAATTAACAAGCTTGGCTTCAAAACACCTGGAACAATGACGGAGTTTTTGCAAACGTCTTCATTAAAAGAAGCGCCGGGTAAATATCCTGATCAAAAACAAATGATAAAGGAGTTGCTGAATGACCACGAAGCAGTTGTAGTGCAACTGCGAAAGCATATTGAGGATAGTGATGAAAAATATAAGGATATAGGAACGGCCGATTTTCTTACAGATCTTATAAGGGAACATGAAACACTGGCCTGGAAGCTAAGGCGCTACCTTTCCTGA
- a CDS encoding DUF1328 domain-containing protein, whose translation MLRWTVTFLVIAIIAAIFGFGGIASGAASIAKVFFVIFLILFVLSLIFGKRAGGSGI comes from the coding sequence ATGTTACGCTGGACAGTTACCTTCTTAGTTATCGCCATCATTGCAGCCATTTTTGGTTTTGGTGGTATTGCTTCCGGAGCAGCTTCTATTGCAAAAGTTTTTTTCGTCATCTTTCTTATTCTTTTCGTCTTATCGTTGATTTTCGGGAAAAGAGCTGGGGGGTCAGGGATTTAA
- a CDS encoding YtxH domain-containing protein, which yields MSTSNILVAFLAGAAVGAVAGILLAPDSGPNTRKKIFNKAGDLANSVKNSVGSFIDGAKETYAGVKEDGEEFVDKTKAKLGSAKNEMKNALS from the coding sequence ATGAGTACTTCAAACATATTAGTTGCCTTTCTTGCCGGAGCAGCAGTAGGCGCAGTAGCGGGAATTTTATTGGCACCAGATTCAGGTCCAAATACCCGAAAAAAAATTTTCAATAAGGCTGGCGACCTGGCAAACTCTGTGAAAAATTCCGTTGGTAGTTTTATTGATGGAGCAAAAGAAACTTACGCCGGTGTTAAAGAAGATGGAGAAGAATTTGTTGATAAAACAAAAGCAAAGCTTGGTTCTGCAAAAAATGAGATGAAAAACGCTTTGTCTTGA
- a CDS encoding AI-2E family transporter, with protein sequence MNVTFNNRIKQVLLLAILILLIWISIQELYLFLPGLLGAVTLYILSRASYFQLVYKKKWKKGRAAGLYILYYLLLLGLPVFLAITLISPKMNDFLSDPTATLETIKQAVAEVQQKMGYTFVSEKSLSGSLDKMIAFLPSFLNSTANLLANLVTMLFVLYYMLCNGREIEQTLFRVIPLKDNNTIMLASETKKIVKANALGIPLISIIQGAAATLGYFIFGVKEWALWGFLTGVFAFFPIVGTMLVWIPLVIYTYTSGNSVMAIGLLFYSLIVTGNVDYIARITIMKKMGDVHPVITVLGVIVGLGLFGFIGLVFGPLLVSYIIVLFKIYMNEFVEPVEKEKEELQTPAEST encoded by the coding sequence ATGAACGTAACCTTTAATAACCGCATCAAGCAGGTATTACTTTTAGCTATATTAATTTTACTCATCTGGATCTCTATCCAGGAATTATATCTCTTTCTTCCCGGTTTATTGGGAGCAGTAACACTTTATATTCTGAGTCGTGCTAGTTATTTTCAGCTTGTATATAAAAAGAAATGGAAAAAAGGAAGGGCTGCAGGTTTATATATTTTGTATTACCTGCTTTTATTGGGGCTTCCGGTTTTTCTTGCCATTACACTTATCAGCCCTAAGATGAATGATTTTCTCAGCGATCCTACAGCTACTCTTGAAACTATTAAACAAGCTGTAGCAGAGGTGCAGCAAAAAATGGGTTATACCTTTGTTTCTGAAAAATCATTATCAGGGTCTCTTGATAAAATGATTGCTTTTCTGCCTTCCTTCTTGAATAGCACAGCTAATCTTCTTGCTAACCTGGTAACAATGTTATTCGTTCTGTATTACATGCTATGTAATGGCCGTGAAATTGAGCAAACATTGTTCCGCGTCATTCCATTAAAGGATAACAACACCATAATGCTGGCTTCTGAAACAAAAAAAATAGTAAAAGCCAATGCATTGGGGATTCCGCTTATTTCAATTATCCAGGGTGCTGCTGCGACCCTCGGCTATTTCATTTTTGGAGTGAAAGAATGGGCATTATGGGGTTTTCTTACCGGTGTCTTTGCTTTCTTTCCTATAGTAGGGACCATGTTAGTCTGGATACCTTTAGTTATTTATACGTATACAAGTGGAAATTCAGTAATGGCAATTGGACTGTTATTCTATAGTCTTATTGTCACCGGCAATGTTGATTATATTGCCCGGATAACTATTATGAAAAAAATGGGTGATGTACACCCGGTTATTACGGTGTTAGGTGTCATTGTAGGTTTGGGGTTATTTGGGTTTATAGGATTGGTATTTGGACCTTTATTAGTTAGCTATATAATCGTTCTCTTTAAAATTTATATGAATGAGTTTGTAGAGCCAGTCGAAAAAGAAAAGGAAGAGTTGCAAACTCCTGCAGAAAGTACTTAA
- a CDS encoding MCE family protein — MRGYLLSMFLYCLTAGAQPYADPNELKSPSLSVSKKTYFFSVGERKLPIHVHQYGDVKDLVFINMHDDEVTSVEATRQLLESRGGILIQIENSQKRNVRFKMRGVTYQFDPNRIFSRDGTKSTLEFFYRRKVSERVIDEVENFGQWLLRLIPENPKCVIALHNNTEGNFSIRDYLPGHSRDEVAETVNALPEQDSDDLFLTTEASIYTEIKEAGYNIILQANSRAKDDGSLSIYCGRNNIRYVNLETQHGKLQQYREMMTTLLDVLDGAKPGRNFYNFSIQLTDSVNADHINTGTKIYFNEKEVGELSTIEFWTDLQKITGQFSIKKDFIIYSNSDLFLIQSTSSSPIIEIRIDPTREKSITDSQRDIIAIQLK; from the coding sequence ATGAGAGGATATTTACTATCCATGTTTCTTTATTGCCTTACCGCAGGGGCTCAACCCTATGCTGACCCGAATGAGTTAAAATCGCCCTCTTTAAGTGTTAGCAAAAAAACTTATTTCTTCTCTGTAGGCGAACGCAAACTACCTATTCATGTACATCAATATGGCGATGTAAAGGATCTTGTATTCATTAATATGCACGATGATGAGGTTACATCTGTAGAAGCCACCCGGCAATTGTTGGAAAGCAGAGGCGGAATACTAATACAAATTGAAAATTCGCAGAAGAGAAATGTGAGATTCAAAATGAGAGGCGTCACATACCAGTTTGACCCCAACCGCATTTTTTCCCGTGATGGCACCAAGTCAACGCTTGAATTCTTTTATCGGAGAAAAGTTTCTGAAAGAGTAATAGACGAGGTTGAGAATTTTGGTCAATGGCTTTTGCGGCTGATACCGGAAAATCCAAAATGTGTAATTGCATTGCATAATAATACAGAAGGAAATTTTTCGATCAGGGATTATTTACCCGGTCATAGTCGTGATGAGGTTGCCGAAACTGTGAATGCATTACCTGAACAGGATAGCGATGATTTATTTCTTACAACTGAGGCTTCAATATATACAGAAATAAAAGAAGCCGGTTACAATATTATACTGCAGGCCAACAGCCGGGCAAAAGATGACGGTTCCTTGAGTATCTATTGTGGTCGCAATAATATACGCTATGTAAACCTGGAAACACAACATGGCAAACTTCAACAGTATAGGGAAATGATGACAACCTTGCTAGATGTGTTGGATGGAGCAAAGCCCGGCAGAAATTTTTATAATTTTTCTATACAGCTTACGGATTCGGTAAATGCAGATCATATAAACACCGGAACCAAGATTTATTTCAATGAGAAAGAAGTTGGCGAGCTAAGCACTATTGAATTCTGGACAGACTTACAAAAGATCACCGGCCAGTTTTCGATAAAAAAAGATTTCATTATTTATTCCAATTCAGATCTTTTTCTAATTCAGTCAACATCATCCTCCCCGATAATTGAAATCAGGATTGACCCCACCCGGGAGAAATCCATTACCGATTCGCAAAGAGATATAATTGCAATCCAGTTAAAATAA
- the plsX gene encoding phosphate acyltransferase PlsX — protein sequence MNIGLDMMGGDFAPLEAVKGVQEFLNESSGDIQLFLIGDKTKIEEGIAATGLSPANLHIIHASQVIDMHEHPTKALKEKQDSSIAIGFHLLASGKTDAFISAGNTGAMLVGALFSIKALEGVLRPTISTIIPKENGGTGLLLDVGLNADCKPEQLNQFAIMGSVFAQLILGIESPKVGLVNVGEEEGKGNLLAQATYPLLKDNKHINFIGNIEGRDVLIDKADVMVCEGFTGNIILKLAESLYDITQRKNIKNEYFDRFNFENYGGTPVLGVNKPVIIGHGISQAKAFKNMISVACKMIEKDVLAKMKEELVN from the coding sequence ATGAATATTGGCCTCGACATGATGGGTGGTGATTTTGCCCCGCTGGAAGCAGTAAAAGGGGTACAAGAATTCTTGAATGAAAGTAGCGGGGATATTCAATTGTTTTTGATCGGGGACAAAACAAAAATTGAAGAAGGAATTGCTGCTACTGGTTTAAGCCCCGCCAATCTTCATATTATTCATGCATCACAGGTAATAGACATGCATGAACATCCCACCAAAGCTTTAAAAGAAAAACAAGATTCTTCAATTGCCATCGGCTTTCATTTGCTTGCTTCCGGTAAAACAGATGCATTTATCAGTGCAGGTAATACAGGTGCTATGCTGGTAGGTGCTTTGTTTAGTATAAAAGCATTGGAAGGAGTATTAAGGCCAACCATTTCTACAATCATTCCCAAAGAAAATGGAGGCACGGGCTTGCTGCTCGATGTAGGTTTAAATGCAGATTGTAAACCGGAACAATTGAACCAGTTTGCCATTATGGGTTCTGTGTTTGCGCAATTGATCTTAGGAATTGAAAGTCCAAAAGTAGGTTTGGTGAATGTTGGCGAAGAAGAAGGAAAAGGCAACCTGCTCGCACAAGCCACTTATCCCCTGCTTAAGGATAACAAGCATATCAATTTCATCGGAAATATTGAAGGCCGTGATGTACTTATTGATAAAGCAGATGTAATGGTTTGTGAAGGATTTACGGGCAACATCATTCTAAAGCTTGCGGAATCACTTTATGATATTACCCAAAGGAAAAACATCAAAAACGAATATTTTGACAGGTTTAATTTTGAAAACTACGGAGGTACGCCGGTATTGGGTGTAAATAAACCGGTGATCATTGGACATGGAATTTCCCAGGCAAAAGCATTTAAAAATATGATCAGTGTTGCCTGTAAAATGATCGAGAAGGATGTTTTAGCAAAAATGAAAGAGGAGCTAGTCAATTAA
- the rpmF gene encoding 50S ribosomal protein L32: MPNPKRRHSQQRSAKRRTHYKATASTLTIDSTTGETHVRHRAHVSEGKLYYRGKVVSEIASAKK, encoded by the coding sequence ATGCCAAATCCAAAAAGACGACACAGCCAGCAACGTAGTGCAAAACGCAGAACGCATTATAAAGCGACAGCTTCTACTTTAACTATCGACAGCACTACTGGCGAAACACATGTACGCCATCGTGCACATGTAAGCGAAGGCAAACTTTACTACAGAGGAAAAGTAGTAAGTGAGATAGCGAGTGCTAAAAAATAA
- a CDS encoding DUF177 domain-containing protein, with translation MPHRREFEIAIVGLKPGPHEFSYDITDKFFIAFQQQDFKNCKAHIKLWLDKKTGFIQLKFEVGGTIEVVCDRCNSNLPLELWDEFNMMVKMVQEPELMNNQEDDPDVHYIGHGESHIDVSNWIYEFINLSIPMHKTCSFEKMDGPYCNKSAMDMLKKLEAEEKKDEEKENPIWKGLEKFKNLDN, from the coding sequence ATGCCGCACCGCAGGGAGTTTGAAATAGCAATTGTGGGGTTGAAACCCGGTCCGCATGAGTTCAGTTATGATATTACGGATAAGTTCTTTATAGCCTTTCAGCAGCAGGATTTTAAAAACTGTAAAGCACATATCAAACTCTGGCTTGATAAGAAAACAGGTTTCATTCAGTTGAAGTTTGAGGTCGGTGGTACTATTGAAGTGGTATGCGACAGGTGCAACAGTAACCTTCCTCTTGAACTCTGGGATGAGTTTAATATGATGGTAAAAATGGTGCAGGAGCCTGAACTGATGAATAACCAGGAAGATGATCCGGATGTGCATTATATCGGTCATGGTGAAAGCCATATCGACGTATCGAACTGGATCTACGAATTCATTAACCTGAGCATACCAATGCATAAGACCTGCAGTTTTGAAAAAATGGATGGCCCATACTGCAACAAGTCAGCTATGGATATGCTGAAAAAACTGGAGGCTGAAGAAAAGAAAGACGAAGAAAAAGAAAACCCGATCTGGAAAGGATTGGAAAAGTTTAAGAATCTAGATAATTGA
- a CDS encoding DUF3810 domain-containing protein, translating to MKSKSWVFLIVTAIAIKWVSLYPGFIEKYYSNGLYPLISRAQRILFGWIPFSIGDVFYAFLILIIIYKTFQLIKTAWQKKFNKQFFITGLQQIIFFFLFMYVLFYLLWGLNYNRMGVGQQLDLKLAKYSNTDLDSLVSKLTEKVNYYAKEFSASEKKSLKRKRNLFNETMEAYDEAVKQYPFLNYQSKSIKPSLFSYAGNYLGFQGYYNPFSGEAQVNTTVPQVLIPFVSCHEAGHQLGYAKENEANFAGYLAAKNSQSPYFRYSVYSDIFSYAITDLMRKDSVAAKKYLTQLDTLVKKDRQELREFFYRHRNPLEKIISWGYGEYLKANNQPAGKQAYNEVVGWLIAYYKKYGLESL from the coding sequence ATGAAAAGCAAGAGCTGGGTTTTTCTCATTGTTACAGCTATTGCTATCAAATGGGTTTCGCTTTATCCCGGGTTTATTGAAAAATACTACTCAAACGGCCTTTACCCCCTCATTTCCAGGGCTCAACGCATTTTATTTGGCTGGATTCCTTTCAGTATTGGGGATGTATTTTACGCCTTTCTTATACTTATCATTATTTATAAAACATTTCAGCTGATCAAAACAGCCTGGCAAAAGAAGTTCAACAAACAGTTCTTTATTACCGGCCTTCAGCAGATCATTTTCTTTTTTCTTTTTATGTATGTCTTGTTCTATTTGCTTTGGGGGCTAAACTATAACCGGATGGGCGTTGGTCAACAGTTGGATTTAAAGCTGGCAAAATATTCAAATACCGACCTTGATAGCCTCGTAAGCAAACTAACAGAAAAGGTGAATTATTATGCGAAAGAGTTTTCCGCCAGCGAAAAAAAATCATTAAAGCGCAAAAGAAATCTTTTCAATGAAACAATGGAGGCTTATGATGAGGCAGTAAAACAATATCCTTTTTTGAATTATCAAAGCAAATCGATCAAGCCATCACTTTTCAGCTATGCAGGCAACTATCTTGGATTCCAGGGTTACTATAATCCCTTTTCAGGCGAGGCACAGGTGAATACAACAGTACCACAAGTTTTGATACCCTTTGTAAGTTGTCACGAAGCAGGACATCAACTGGGCTATGCAAAAGAAAACGAAGCCAATTTTGCCGGCTATCTAGCCGCAAAAAACTCACAATCACCATATTTCAGGTATTCAGTTTATTCCGACATATTTAGTTATGCCATTACAGATCTGATGAGAAAGGACTCTGTGGCGGCTAAAAAATACCTTACACAATTGGATACATTGGTAAAAAAAGACAGGCAGGAACTAAGAGAGTTTTTTTACCGTCACCGTAATCCTTTGGAAAAAATTATCTCGTGGGGTTATGGAGAATATTTAAAAGCCAATAATCAACCGGCAGGTAAGCAGGCTTATAATGAAGTGGTCGGATGGTTAATTGCATACTATAAAAAGTATGGGCTTGAGTCATTGTAA
- a CDS encoding tryptophan-rich sensory protein, giving the protein MNNVIKLILSIAIPLAVGFTSSFFTITGVGGWYQTIQRPSWNPPNWIFGPVWTILYIMMGIALFLIWKADTTRNQKNYAILMFALQLIFNFFWSFIFFNQHEPGWAFAEIVALWVLILVTIFTFAKINKIAAWLLVPYISWVSFAAILNYTIWKLNS; this is encoded by the coding sequence ATGAATAATGTAATAAAGCTTATACTGTCCATAGCAATTCCACTTGCCGTTGGATTCACCAGCAGTTTTTTTACCATAACCGGAGTCGGAGGCTGGTATCAAACCATACAGCGACCGTCGTGGAATCCGCCTAACTGGATATTCGGGCCGGTATGGACAATCCTGTATATAATGATGGGTATTGCTCTTTTTCTTATTTGGAAAGCTGATACAACCCGTAATCAGAAGAATTATGCAATATTGATGTTTGCTTTGCAACTTATATTCAATTTTTTCTGGTCCTTTATTTTCTTTAACCAGCATGAGCCGGGCTGGGCATTTGCGGAGATTGTTGCTTTATGGGTTTTGATACTGGTTACTATTTTTACTTTCGCAAAAATTAATAAAATAGCGGCATGGTTACTGGTTCCCTACATTAGTTGGGTAAGCTTTGCAGCGATACTGAATTATACAATCTGGAAATTGAATAGTTGA
- a CDS encoding dCTP deaminase produces the protein MILSDTRILEEIQKETIKIVPYDRECLGSNSYDVHLGKTLATYKEHILDAKKHNQIEIFEIPDEGFVLYPHIFYLGVTLEYTETHAHVPFLEGKSSTGRLGIDIHATAGKGDVGFCGNWTLEISVKQPVKVYRGMPIGQLIYFPVDGVIEIAYNQKKNAKYSGQHDKPVESMMWKNKF, from the coding sequence ATGATTTTATCTGATACAAGAATCCTGGAAGAAATTCAGAAAGAAACGATCAAAATAGTTCCGTACGATCGTGAATGCCTCGGCAGTAACAGTTATGATGTGCATCTTGGTAAAACACTGGCAACTTATAAAGAACATATTCTTGATGCAAAAAAACACAACCAGATAGAAATATTTGAGATCCCGGACGAAGGCTTTGTTTTATACCCGCATATTTTTTATCTCGGCGTTACGCTGGAATACACCGAAACTCATGCCCATGTTCCTTTTCTTGAAGGCAAATCCTCAACCGGGCGCCTGGGAATAGATATACATGCTACTGCCGGCAAAGGCGATGTTGGTTTTTGCGGTAACTGGACATTGGAAATATCTGTAAAGCAACCCGTGAAAGTTTATAGAGGTATGCCAATTGGACAACTTATTTATTTCCCTGTAGATGGTGTAATAGAGATAGCCTACAATCAAAAGAAAAATGCCAAGTACAGTGGGCAGCATGATAAGCCGGTGGAGAGTATGATGTGGAAGAATAAATTCTAA